A part of Oscillospiraceae bacterium genomic DNA contains:
- a CDS encoding single-stranded DNA-binding protein, which yields MFNKAILMGRLTRDPEQSTSPSGVVVTRFTLAVDRRFQRQGEEKQTDFLNIVAFNKTAEFVKKYFVKGQLALVSGSIQTRSWDGQDGQKRYATDIIAEEVNFVGSKKDNPQGNSAGSDFSEQVKPSDNEFMPLDDDDSLPF from the coding sequence ATGTTTAACAAAGCAATTTTAATGGGTCGCCTGACAAGAGATCCTGAACAGTCAACTTCACCAAGCGGTGTTGTCGTTACACGTTTCACTCTTGCTGTTGACAGAAGATTTCAAAGACAAGGCGAAGAAAAGCAGACAGACTTTTTAAATATTGTTGCTTTTAACAAAACTGCTGAGTTTGTTAAAAAATATTTTGTAAAAGGACAGTTAGCTCTTGTTTCAGGTTCTATTCAGACAAGATCGTGGGACGGGCAGGACGGTCAGAAACGTTATGCGACTGACATTATTGCCGAAGAAGTTAATTTTGTAGGAAGCAAAAAGGACAATCCTCAGGGAAATTCAGCAGGCAGTGATTTTTCCGAACAGGTTAAACCTTCCGATAATGAATTTATGCCCCTTGATGATGATGACAGTCTTCCGTTCTAA
- the dnaK gene encoding molecular chaperone DnaK — MAKIIGIDLGTTNSCVAVMEGGEATVIPNAEGGRTTASVVAFAKDNERLVGPVAKRQAITNPEKTIISIKRDMGSDKKVSIDGKDYSPQEISAMILQKLKSDAENYLGEKVTQAVITVPAYFSDSQRQATKDAGKIAGLEVLRIINEPTAAALAYGLDKDNEQKIMVYDLGGGTFDVSILEIGDGVFEVLATSGNNKLGGDDFDQKIIDYLAEEFKKDNGIDLRQDKMALQRLKEAAEKAKIDLSGVTTANINLPFITADATGPKHLDITLTRAKFDELTSDLVEKTMVPTRQALSDAGLNASEIDKVLLVGGSTRIPAVQEAVKKFIGKEPFKGINPDECVAIGAAIQGGVLAGDVKDLLLLDVTPLSLGIETLGGVCTRLIERNSTIPTKKSQVFSTAADSQTSVDIHILQGEREMAAGNKTLGRFQLTDIPPAPRGVPQIEVTFDIDANGIVNVSAKDLGTGNEQKITITSSTNLTEEEIDKAVKEAEAFANEDKIKKEEIDARNNADSLIHQTEKTINEAGDKLTEDDKKAITEKIDALKEALKGTDVELIKKGTEELNQKIYEFAQKLYQQAAPNMDPNANQNAGANDNNGAYEADYKVVDDEENK; from the coding sequence ATGGCTAAAATTATTGGTATTGACTTAGGTACAACAAATTCATGTGTAGCAGTTATGGAAGGTGGAGAAGCAACCGTTATTCCTAACGCAGAAGGCGGAAGAACAACAGCTTCAGTTGTTGCTTTTGCAAAAGATAACGAAAGATTGGTAGGCCCTGTTGCTAAAAGGCAGGCTATTACTAATCCTGAAAAAACTATTATCTCAATAAAAAGAGATATGGGTTCTGATAAAAAAGTTTCAATCGATGGCAAAGACTATTCACCTCAGGAAATTTCTGCTATGATTTTACAAAAATTAAAATCTGATGCAGAAAATTATCTTGGCGAAAAAGTAACACAGGCAGTTATAACAGTTCCTGCGTATTTCAGCGATTCTCAAAGACAGGCTACAAAAGATGCAGGTAAAATTGCAGGCTTAGAAGTTTTAAGAATTATCAACGAACCAACTGCTGCTGCACTTGCTTACGGTCTTGATAAAGATAACGAACAAAAAATTATGGTTTACGATTTAGGGGGCGGTACTTTTGACGTATCTATCTTAGAAATCGGAGACGGTGTATTTGAAGTTCTTGCTACAAGTGGTAACAATAAACTTGGCGGCGACGACTTTGACCAGAAAATTATAGATTATTTAGCAGAAGAATTCAAAAAAGACAATGGCATTGATTTAAGACAGGATAAAATGGCTCTTCAAAGATTAAAAGAAGCAGCTGAAAAAGCAAAAATTGACTTATCAGGCGTTACAACTGCTAATATTAATCTGCCTTTTATCACAGCAGATGCTACAGGTCCTAAACATCTTGATATTACTTTAACAAGAGCAAAATTTGACGAACTTACAAGTGACCTTGTTGAAAAAACTATGGTTCCTACAAGACAGGCACTTTCCGATGCAGGTCTTAATGCATCAGAAATTGATAAAGTTCTTCTTGTTGGTGGTTCCACAAGAATTCCTGCAGTTCAGGAAGCAGTTAAAAAGTTTATAGGCAAAGAACCATTCAAAGGTATTAACCCTGATGAATGTGTTGCTATCGGTGCTGCAATTCAGGGTGGTGTACTTGCAGGTGACGTTAAAGACCTTCTTTTACTTGACGTTACTCCATTATCACTTGGTATCGAAACATTAGGCGGAGTTTGCACAAGACTGATTGAAAGAAACTCAACTATTCCTACAAAGAAAAGCCAGGTGTTCTCAACTGCGGCAGATTCTCAGACAAGTGTTGACATTCATATCTTACAAGGTGAAAGAGAAATGGCAGCAGGCAACAAAACTCTTGGAAGATTTCAACTTACTGATATTCCTCCTGCACCAAGAGGAGTTCCTCAGATTGAAGTTACATTTGATATAGACGCTAACGGTATTGTTAACGTATCTGCAAAAGATTTAGGAACAGGTAACGAACAGAAAATCACAATTACATCAAGCACAAATCTTACAGAAGAAGAAATCGACAAAGCAGTTAAAGAAGCAGAAGCATTTGCTAATGAAGATAAAATTAAAAAAGAAGAAATTGATGCAAGAAACAATGCAGATTCTTTAATTCATCAGACTGAAAAAACAATAAATGAAGCAGGCGATAAATTAACTGAAGATGATAAGAAAGCAATTACTGAAAAAATTGATGCACTAAAAGAAGCATTAAAGGGAACAGATGTTGAACTTATCAAAAAAGGCACAGAAGAATTAAATCAGAAAATTTATGAGTTTGCTCAGAAACTTTATCAGCAGGCTGCACCTAATATGGACCCAAATGCTAATCAGAATGCGGGTGCAAATGATAACAATGGTGCTTATGAAGCAGACTACAAAGTAGTTGACGATGAAGAAAATAAATAA
- the dnaJ gene encoding molecular chaperone DnaJ, with protein sequence MAEKRDYYEVLGVSKSASADEIKKAYRKMAKKYHPDVNPDNKEAQAKFTEVNEAYEILSDPEKKSKYDTYGHSAFDPNAGFGGQGGFSGFGGFSDIFESMFSDFGGFSSQSQRTGPQRGRNLEKVIEIDFLEAAFGAEKEVTVSRSEKCEKCGGTGGKTKNDVKTCPTCNGTGQERVVQRTVLGQFVNMRTCSHCNGRGSIVENPCPECRGNGNVRKSRTIKVNIPAGIDHGQRISLRGEGESGKFGGPSGDLYISVVIKKHPIFEREGYDVFVDIPVTFSEAALGAKIIVPTIYGKVEMSIPEGTQNGDRFVLKGKGISSIRGIGKGNQYVTVNVEIPKKLSSKQKEILKSFQETFEPQNHSKKKKFIDNIKELFN encoded by the coding sequence ATGGCAGAAAAAAGAGATTATTATGAAGTTTTAGGGGTTTCAAAGAGTGCATCGGCAGATGAAATAAAAAAAGCATATCGTAAAATGGCTAAAAAATATCATCCCGATGTCAATCCTGATAATAAAGAAGCACAGGCGAAATTTACGGAAGTTAACGAAGCGTATGAAATACTTTCCGACCCTGAAAAGAAAAGTAAATATGATACTTACGGTCACAGTGCTTTTGACCCGAATGCAGGATTTGGCGGGCAAGGCGGTTTTTCAGGTTTTGGAGGATTTTCTGATATATTTGAAAGTATGTTTTCAGATTTTGGAGGCTTTTCTTCTCAATCCCAGAGAACCGGTCCTCAAAGGGGCAGAAATTTAGAAAAAGTTATCGAGATTGACTTTTTGGAAGCCGCTTTCGGTGCGGAAAAAGAAGTAACCGTTTCAAGAAGTGAAAAATGTGAAAAATGCGGTGGTACAGGCGGTAAAACTAAAAATGATGTTAAAACCTGTCCTACCTGTAACGGAACAGGTCAGGAAAGAGTTGTTCAGAGAACTGTGCTTGGTCAGTTTGTTAATATGAGAACTTGCTCTCATTGTAACGGAAGGGGAAGTATTGTAGAAAATCCATGTCCTGAATGCAGAGGAAATGGTAATGTAAGAAAATCAAGAACCATTAAAGTAAATATTCCTGCAGGTATTGATCACGGACAGAGAATTTCTTTAAGAGGAGAAGGCGAATCCGGTAAATTCGGAGGTCCTTCAGGTGATTTGTATATAAGTGTTGTAATAAAGAAACATCCTATTTTTGAAAGAGAAGGATATGATGTTTTTGTAGATATTCCTGTTACTTTTTCTGAAGCGGCTTTAGGTGCAAAAATAATAGTTCCTACCATTTACGGTAAAGTGGAAATGAGTATTCCTGAGGGAACGCAGAACGGGGATAGGTTTGTTCTTAAAGGAAAAGGTATTTCCAGTATAAGAGGCATTGGAAAAGGCAATCAGTATGTTACGGTTAATGTTGAAATTCCAAAAAAATTAAGTTCAAAGCAAAAAGAAATCTTAAAGAGTTTTCAGGAAACCTTTGAACCGCAAAATCATTCAAAGAAAAAGAAATTCATTGATAATATAAAGGAGTTATTTAACTGA
- a CDS encoding YicC family protein, with amino-acid sequence MAKMEEIMIRSMTGFGRCKMSVNEYDINIEIKSVNHRYLDLNLRLPKYYSFLEEKIREKISQTISRGKIEVSVYIKLINSDEKQIVLNEPLCDNYISVLNSLKEKLGTDDKIDIRLLSRFNDIFELEYKDADEEVVCETVLNVLSTCLEDFVLMREREGKRIEEDLTERLDKIERLGKIVEERAPMIVSEYREKLLARLKEVILNVDEQRVIQEAAIYADKITTAEETVRLASHIKEFRSLIKKGGPIGKKLDFIVQEMNREVNTIGSKCNDFDTAKVVVELKSEIENIREQIQNIE; translated from the coding sequence ATGGCAAAAATGGAGGAAATTATGATAAGAAGCATGACCGGTTTCGGCAGATGTAAAATGTCGGTTAATGAATATGATATAAATATCGAAATAAAATCAGTTAATCACAGATATTTAGACCTTAATTTAAGGCTTCCTAAATACTATTCTTTTCTGGAAGAGAAAATAAGAGAGAAAATTTCGCAAACTATTTCACGAGGCAAGATTGAAGTATCGGTATACATAAAACTTATAAACAGTGACGAAAAGCAGATAGTTTTAAATGAACCACTTTGCGACAATTATATTTCAGTATTAAATTCACTTAAAGAAAAACTTGGTACTGATGATAAAATTGATATAAGGCTTTTGTCAAGATTTAACGATATTTTTGAATTGGAATATAAAGACGCTGACGAAGAAGTAGTATGCGAAACTGTTCTTAATGTTCTAAGCACGTGCCTTGAAGATTTTGTTTTGATGAGAGAAAGAGAAGGCAAAAGAATTGAAGAGGACCTTACAGAAAGACTTGACAAAATAGAAAGATTGGGAAAAATAGTTGAAGAAAGAGCACCAATGATTGTAAGTGAGTACAGGGAAAAACTTCTTGCAAGATTAAAAGAGGTTATTTTGAATGTGGACGAGCAGAGGGTTATCCAGGAAGCCGCAATTTATGCTGATAAGATAACAACTGCTGAAGAAACAGTAAGACTGGCAAGTCACATAAAAGAATTCAGAAGTCTTATTAAAAAGGGTGGCCCGATTGGTAAAAAGTTAGATTTCATTGTTCAGGAAATGAACAGAGAGGTTAATACTATCGGCTCTAAATGTAATGATTTTGATACTGCAAAAGTTGTTGTTGAACTAAAATCCGAAATTGAAAATATAAGAGAGCAAATTCAAAATATAGAATAG
- a CDS encoding 30S ribosomal protein S6, which produces MVEIKNKYETIFIVNPTLEEEKINEIVEKFKTLISANGELTNIDIWGKKRLAYEINDLTEGYYVFIEFTSNPSFPQELERIYKITDGIIRDIVVKQEN; this is translated from the coding sequence ATGGTTGAAATTAAAAACAAGTATGAAACTATATTCATTGTTAATCCTACTTTAGAAGAAGAAAAAATCAATGAAATAGTTGAAAAATTCAAAACTTTAATTTCTGCTAACGGAGAACTTACAAATATTGATATTTGGGGTAAAAAAAGATTAGCATACGAAATTAACGATTTGACTGAAGGATATTATGTGTTCATTGAGTTCACATCTAACCCTTCATTCCCGCAGGAACTTGAAAGAATTTACAAAATTACTGACGGTATCATTCGTGATATAGTTGTTAAGCAAGAAAACTAA
- a CDS encoding CpsD/CapB family tyrosine-protein kinase: MSIFNSKIRIPLGKKKKPISLEDDMVNIINDNTKFNIKEAYKTTRTNIIFALNSDKGCKRIILTSSVPGEGKSLTSINIAITFAMADTKVLIIDCDLRKPKLHKYLGADNKKGLSNVLGGFDKIEDCIKENKELNVHFLTAGHTPPNPIELLSSGKMEKLLDELSDQYDYIFLDTPPVNVVADTSAIAKFSDGILFVVRHKFTTQDMVYKAISTLEFANAKLLGFVLNDVDLSSYSYTSKVGYGGYRYKNYYQYSNYYY; encoded by the coding sequence ATGTCTATATTTAATAGTAAAATAAGAATTCCTCTTGGGAAAAAGAAAAAACCTATCTCTTTAGAAGATGATATGGTAAATATAATAAATGACAACACTAAGTTTAATATTAAAGAAGCCTACAAGACAACCAGAACAAATATTATATTTGCATTAAACAGCGATAAAGGATGTAAAAGAATTATCCTTACCAGTTCTGTACCGGGCGAAGGTAAATCTTTAACATCTATAAATATTGCCATCACATTTGCTATGGCAGATACAAAAGTTTTAATTATTGACTGTGACTTAAGAAAACCTAAACTTCATAAATATTTAGGTGCAGACAATAAAAAAGGCCTTTCAAATGTACTTGGAGGATTTGACAAGATAGAAGACTGTATTAAAGAAAATAAAGAACTTAATGTTCATTTTCTTACTGCAGGGCATACTCCTCCTAATCCTATAGAACTTTTATCAAGTGGAAAAATGGAAAAACTGCTTGATGAACTTTCAGATCAGTACGATTACATCTTCCTTGATACACCGCCTGTCAATGTCGTTGCTGATACATCTGCAATTGCAAAATTCTCGGATGGTATACTTTTCGTTGTACGTCATAAATTTACAACACAGGATATGGTTTATAAAGCAATCAGCACATTGGAATTTGCTAATGCTAAGTTGTTAGGATTTGTACTTAATGATGTTGATTTGTCTTCATATTCTTATACATCAAAAGTTGGTTATGGCGGATACCGTTACAAAAATTACTATCAATACAGTAACTACTATTATTGA
- the rpsR gene encoding 30S ribosomal protein S18 produces MAENEKTFKPRRMKRKVCSFCVEKATSIDYKDVPKLRKYLSERSKILPRRITGTCAKHQRQLTTAIKKARHIALVPFTTD; encoded by the coding sequence ATGGCAGAAAACGAAAAAACATTCAAACCAAGAAGAATGAAAAGAAAAGTTTGCAGTTTCTGTGTTGAAAAAGCAACTTCAATTGACTATAAAGATGTTCCAAAACTAAGAAAATATCTTTCAGAAAGATCCAAAATTCTTCCAAGAAGAATTACAGGAACTTGTGCGAAACATCAAAGACAGTTAACAACTGCTATTAAAAAGGCAAGACATATTGCTCTTGTACCTTTCACAACAGACTAA
- a CDS encoding guanylate kinase: MKILRRYLKVTGKLFVISGPSGVGKGTLVNKILEKNKELFLSVSATTRNKREGEIDGINYYFKEKEEFAKMADENEFLEWATFCENSYGTPKRPVFDKLNDGKDVILEIEIQGAMQVKKNMPSCVLVFIAPPSKEELINRLKGRGTETEEVIKLRVETATKELKVAKEYDYIIVNDNIEKAADDILSVIKAEKCKKERIIEDLEVLK; encoded by the coding sequence ATGAAAATTCTGAGGAGGTATTTAAAAGTGACAGGTAAACTTTTTGTCATTTCAGGACCTTCGGGAGTTGGAAAAGGAACACTTGTAAATAAAATTTTAGAAAAGAATAAAGAACTTTTCCTGTCTGTTTCTGCAACAACAAGAAATAAGCGTGAGGGTGAAATTGACGGGATTAATTATTATTTTAAGGAAAAAGAAGAATTTGCAAAGATGGCTGATGAAAACGAATTTTTGGAATGGGCAACCTTTTGCGAAAATTCTTACGGTACACCTAAACGTCCTGTTTTTGACAAATTAAATGACGGTAAAGATGTAATTTTAGAAATAGAAATTCAGGGGGCAATGCAGGTTAAGAAAAATATGCCTTCCTGTGTGCTTGTGTTTATTGCACCTCCATCAAAGGAGGAACTTATAAACCGATTAAAAGGGCGAGGTACCGAAACAGAAGAGGTTATAAAATTAAGAGTAGAAACGGCAACAAAAGAACTTAAGGTTGCCAAAGAGTACGACTATATTATTGTAAATGACAATATAGAAAAAGCTGCAGACGATATTTTGTCGGTTATTAAAGCAGAAAAGTGTAAAAAAGAAAGAATCATTGAAGATTTGGAGGTATTAAAATGA
- the coaBC gene encoding bifunctional phosphopantothenoylcysteine decarboxylase/phosphopantothenate--cysteine ligase CoaBC, with amino-acid sequence MLKGKNVVVGVCGGIAAYKVCDVVSRLRKISCDVKVIMTKSACEFVSSMTFRTLSQNEVVTDMFEEPGEWDVKHISLAKSADLFVIAPATANFIGKVANGIADDMLTTTVMATKKKVLIVPAMNTEMYTNPIVQENIEKLKKLGYMFMEPGVGLLACGDKGKGRLPDPEKIVENIKGILYPKKDMAGKKVLITAGPTREAMDPVRFISNNSTGKMGINIAKVSYLRGADVTLVLGPSAEKIDFPCNLVNVVSASEMYDAVINNVKDKDIIIMSAAVSDYSPKDVNCEKIKSSYDNLTLSLEKNKDILKSASTLKDENAVIGGFSMETENMEENSVKKMKEKNIDFIVANNLKQKGAGFSVDTNIVTIFDKNGNKEEYPIMSKFDVANNVIDKALSFTENYQN; translated from the coding sequence ATGCTTAAAGGAAAGAATGTTGTTGTTGGAGTATGCGGAGGTATTGCTGCTTACAAGGTTTGCGATGTTGTAAGCCGACTTAGAAAAATATCTTGCGATGTTAAAGTAATTATGACAAAATCAGCATGTGAGTTTGTGTCAAGTATGACTTTTCGCACTTTGTCGCAAAATGAAGTTGTAACAGATATGTTTGAGGAGCCTGGTGAGTGGGACGTTAAGCATATATCACTTGCCAAAAGTGCTGATCTTTTTGTTATTGCACCTGCAACGGCAAATTTTATAGGTAAAGTGGCAAATGGTATAGCGGACGATATGCTTACAACAACTGTTATGGCTACTAAGAAAAAGGTGCTTATCGTACCTGCTATGAATACTGAAATGTATACTAATCCGATTGTTCAGGAAAATATAGAAAAATTAAAAAAATTAGGATATATGTTTATGGAACCCGGAGTAGGTCTTTTAGCATGTGGCGATAAAGGGAAGGGAAGACTTCCTGATCCTGAAAAAATCGTAGAAAATATAAAAGGAATTTTATATCCTAAAAAAGATATGGCAGGGAAAAAAGTTTTAATAACTGCAGGGCCTACAAGAGAAGCAATGGATCCCGTGAGATTTATTTCAAATAATTCTACGGGTAAAATGGGAATAAATATTGCTAAAGTTTCCTATTTAAGAGGTGCTGATGTTACTTTGGTTTTAGGTCCATCTGCAGAGAAAATTGATTTTCCGTGCAATCTTGTAAATGTTGTTTCTGCGAGTGAAATGTATGATGCAGTTATTAATAATGTTAAAGATAAAGATATAATTATAATGTCTGCTGCAGTTTCAGACTATTCGCCTAAAGATGTTAATTGTGAAAAAATTAAATCCTCTTATGATAATCTAACATTATCTCTTGAGAAAAACAAAGATATATTAAAAAGTGCATCAACCCTAAAAGATGAAAACGCTGTTATTGGCGGATTTTCTATGGAAACTGAAAATATGGAAGAAAATTCGGTTAAGAAAATGAAAGAAAAAAATATTGATTTTATTGTTGCCAATAACTTAAAGCAAAAAGGCGCAGGATTTAGCGTAGATACAAATATTGTAACGATTTTTGATAAAAATGGAAACAAGGAAGAATATCCTATAATGTCAAAATTTGATGTTGCAAATAATGTAATTGATAAGGCGTTAAGTTTTACTGAAAATTATCAAAATTAA
- a CDS encoding DUF370 domain-containing protein, giving the protein MKLINIGYGNVVLADKIVAVVSPDSAPIKRIIQEAREKGNLIDASYGRRTRSVIVTDSDHIILSSIEPKTVANRLDENSEEVFKSDR; this is encoded by the coding sequence ATGAAACTTATAAACATAGGATACGGGAACGTAGTTCTGGCAGATAAAATAGTGGCGGTTGTAAGCCCTGATTCTGCTCCTATTAAAAGAATAATTCAGGAAGCAAGGGAAAAGGGAAATCTTATTGATGCAAGTTACGGAAGAAGAACAAGGTCGGTTATAGTTACTGACAGTGACCATATTATTTTGTCTTCAATAGAGCCTAAAACCGTTGCAAATCGTCTTGATGAAAATTCTGAGGAGGTATTTAAAAGTGACAGGTAA
- a CDS encoding 50S ribosomal protein L11 methyltransferase, translating into MYWNEICITIEPERIEEANIFFYNQGILSLNIEDPNDIEEHQNKVRWDYIDEEILQRDKNKAFVKVYIEEDDEANRIVEEGKEQGYNITLVKLKAEDWENGWKKYYSAFNITDDLVIVPAWEDYDKKGDEKIITLDSGMAFGTGTHETTKMCVSFIKDIVSEDTKKVLDIGCGSGILSIAASRYGAKDILAVDIDELAVKIAKENVFLNDLDDSIKVIEGDLTKNVEGKFDLIIANIVADIIKELIPEIRTYLNENGKFIISGIIKEREEEVYNFAKEHGFNIEKVSSNGGWSAMLLS; encoded by the coding sequence ATGTACTGGAATGAAATTTGTATAACAATCGAACCTGAAAGAATAGAAGAAGCAAATATCTTCTTTTATAATCAGGGAATATTGTCTTTAAACATTGAAGACCCGAATGATATAGAAGAGCATCAAAATAAGGTAAGATGGGACTATATTGATGAAGAAATACTGCAAAGAGATAAAAATAAAGCATTCGTTAAAGTATACATTGAAGAAGATGATGAAGCCAACCGTATTGTAGAAGAAGGTAAAGAACAGGGCTATAATATAACTTTAGTAAAACTTAAAGCAGAAGACTGGGAAAACGGCTGGAAAAAATATTATTCTGCCTTTAATATAACCGATGACCTTGTTATAGTTCCCGCATGGGAAGACTATGATAAAAAGGGAGACGAAAAAATAATAACATTAGACAGTGGTATGGCTTTTGGCACAGGAACTCACGAAACAACCAAAATGTGTGTATCGTTTATAAAAGATATAGTCAGCGAGGATACAAAAAAAGTTCTTGATATCGGATGTGGTTCAGGTATATTATCTATTGCGGCATCACGATACGGAGCAAAGGATATACTTGCGGTTGATATTGACGAACTTGCAGTTAAAATTGCTAAAGAAAATGTTTTCTTAAATGACCTTGATGACAGCATAAAAGTAATTGAGGGCGATTTAACAAAAAATGTAGAAGGTAAATTCGACTTAATAATTGCAAATATTGTTGCCGATATAATAAAAGAACTTATTCCTGAAATAAGAACATATCTTAATGAAAATGGTAAATTTATCATTTCAGGTATAATAAAAGAAAGAGAAGAGGAAGTTTATAACTTCGCTAAAGAACACGGTTTTAATATAGAAAAAGTTTCCTCAAACGGCGGATGGAGTGCAATGCTTCTGTCATAA
- a CDS encoding DUF1273 domain-containing protein has protein sequence MMGKKACAFTGHRIVSDYIKIREVLRDKLRELINDGYTVFYNGGAIGFDAFCALEVINLKKEFNIKLNLILPCKKQDEKWNERQKNIYKFILDNSDSIEYVSEKYENGCMQKRNRLLCERSDLLFAYLKRESGGTYYTVNYAKKIGKDVFNIANALTNA, from the coding sequence ATGATGGGGAAAAAAGCCTGTGCTTTTACGGGGCATAGAATAGTATCTGATTATATTAAAATAAGAGAAGTTTTAAGAGATAAACTAAGAGAACTTATAAATGATGGTTATACTGTTTTTTATAACGGAGGAGCAATAGGCTTTGATGCTTTTTGCGCTCTTGAAGTGATAAATTTAAAAAAGGAATTTAATATAAAATTAAATCTTATTCTCCCTTGTAAGAAACAGGATGAAAAATGGAATGAGAGGCAAAAAAATATATATAAATTTATTTTAGATAACAGCGACAGCATAGAATATGTATCCGAAAAATATGAAAACGGATGTATGCAAAAAAGAAACCGTTTGCTTTGTGAAAGAAGTGACCTTCTTTTTGCGTATTTAAAAAGGGAAAGCGGAGGAACATATTATACAGTAAATTATGCTAAAAAAATTGGTAAAGATGTATTTAATATAGCAAATGCCTTGACAAATGCTTAA
- the rpoZ gene encoding DNA-directed RNA polymerase subunit omega yields the protein MIFKEFQSLVDEAGSRYGLIISVTKRARDIKDGSDPLTVSNYDKSVSIATKEFAEGKIEIVKS from the coding sequence ATGATTTTTAAAGAATTTCAAAGTTTAGTTGACGAAGCCGGATCAAGATACGGTCTTATTATTTCTGTTACCAAAAGAGCAAGAGATATTAAAGACGGCAGCGATCCTCTTACAGTATCAAATTATGATAAATCTGTTTCTATTGCAACAAAAGAGTTTGCGGAAGGAAAAATTGAGATTGTTAAAAGCTGA